One stretch of Miscanthus floridulus cultivar M001 chromosome 18, ASM1932011v1, whole genome shotgun sequence DNA includes these proteins:
- the LOC136522596 gene encoding peroxidase 11-like yields the protein MATGVLGCFRPASFALCIFSCLLLAGVPSLVAAQDPSKLSLEYYSKTCPNVEHVVRTEMECAVRADTRNAALMLRLHFHDCFVQGCDGSVLLDDTATLIGEKQAEQNVNSLKGFELVDKIKAKLEAECPGTVSCADLLAIAARDAVVLVGGPYWDVPVGRLDSKKASLELANNDIPTAQQGLLTLIAKFWEKGLDATDMVALVGSHTIGFARCANFRDRIYGDFELTSKYNPSSEAYLSKLKEVCPRDDGDDNISAIDSHTSAVFDNAYFETLIKGEGLLNSDQEMWSSIAGYSTSDTVNKYWADPEAFFKQFSDSMVKMGNITNPAGGEVRKTCRFVNT from the exons ATGGCCACAGGCGTATTGGGCTGCTTCAGGCCGGCATCGTTTGCCCTCTGCATTTTTTCGTGTCTCCTCCTGGCCGGCGTGCCCTCGCTTGTGGCGGCGCAGGACCCGTCGAAGCTGAGCCTGGAATACTACTCCAAGACGTGCCCCAACGTGGAGCACGTCGTCCGGACGGAGATGGAGTGCGCGGTGCGTGCTGACACGCGCAACGCCGCGCTCATGCTCCGCCTCCATTTCCATGACTGCTTCGTGCAG GGCTGCGACGGATCAGTGCTGCTTGACGACACGGCAACCTTGATCGGTGAGAAGCAGGCAGAGCAGAACGTGAACTCGCTGAAAGGTTTCGAGCTGGTCGACAAGATCAAGGCGAAGCTGGAAGCTGAGTGCCCTGGAACCGTTTCCTGCGCAGACCTGCTGGCGATTGCAGCTAGGGACGCCGTTGTGCTG GTTGGTGGGCCTTACTGGGATGTCCCAGTAGGAAGGTTGGATTCCAAGAAGGCGAGCCTGGAACTAGCAAACAACGACATCCCGACTGCTCAGCAAGGCCTCCTCACGCTCATTGCCAAGTTCTGGGAGAAGGGCCTTGACGCCACTGACATGGTGGCCCTCGTCG GATCCCACACGATCGGATTCGCCAGGTGCGCGAATTTCAGGGACAGAATCTACGGCGACTTCGAGCTGACATCCAAGTACAACCCGTCGTCCGAGGCGTACCTCAGCAAGCTCAAGGAGGTGTGCCCGCGGGACGACGGCGACGACAACATCAGCGCCATTGACAGCCACACCTCCGCCGTCTTCGACAACGCCTACTTCGAGACCCTCATCAAGGGCGAGGGCCTCCTCAACTCCGACCAGGAGATGTGGTCCAGCATCGCCGGCTACTCGACCTCCGACACCGTCAACAAGTACTGGGCCGACCCGGAGGCCTTCTTCAAGCAGTTCTCCGACTCCATGGTGAAGATGGGCAACATCACAAACCCTGCCGGCGGCGAGGTCAGGAAGACCTGCAGATTTGTCAACACATAG